A part of Arachis hypogaea cultivar Tifrunner chromosome 12, arahy.Tifrunner.gnm2.J5K5, whole genome shotgun sequence genomic DNA contains:
- the LOC114924920 gene encoding uncharacterized protein has translation MTTNISECVNSTLKGVRNLPISSLVKATYDRLAELFVRKGREAEAQMETGQQFKTTPTGSFSLGSYRVSLASRTCDCGYFQALHFPCQHALACCAYSRVTWSSYVHSVYQISSVFSVYRMGFTPPIPEGFWPPYDGLTVIPDPAKRRAREVRPRSTRIRTNMDEADPNRPKRCGLCRQPGHTRRSCPQLGGSSHTGGQ, from the exons ATGACGACTAATATCTCCGAGTGTGTGAACTCAACACTCAAGGGTGTCAGAAATCTCCCTATATCCTCcctggtgaaggcaacatatgATAGGCTTGCGGAACTCTTTGTTCGTAAGGGGAGAGAGGCTGAGGCTCAGATGGAAaccggacaacaattca AGACCACTCCTACTGGTTCTTTCTCGTTGGGTAGCTATAGAGTATCGCTTGCCTCTCGGACCTGTGACTGCGGGTACTTCCAGGCGCTTCATTTCCCGTGCCAGCACGCACTTGCATGCTGCGCCTACTCACGGGTTACCTGGTCATCTTATGTTCACAGCGTGTATCAGATTAGTTCAGTGTTCAGTGTGTACCGGATGGGATTCACACCACCGATACCGGAGGGCTTCTGGCCACCTTACGACGGGCTCACGGTGATTCCGGACCCTGCCAAGAGGCGTGCGAGAGAGGTTCGTCCAAGATCCACTAGGATACGGACGaatatggacgaggcagatccgaaCCGACCAAAGAGGTGTGGCCTCTGTCGCCAACCCGGACACACCCGTCGGAGTTGCCCACAGCTTGGAGGATCGTCTCACACGGGGGGCCAATAG
- the LOC140176815 gene encoding serine/threonine-protein phosphatase 7 long form homolog encodes MPFGECMITPQDVAYQLGLPVDGSYVSGCLSEFQIYIQGGRPAWVWFEELLGVVPPPSQVQKYAVNCSWFQETFGECPEGADEETVRQYAPRLEEMGTYSWSSAALAWLYRCMCRVANRNVIKLAGPLQLLQSWIFWRFPRFRPAGFETFSWPLASRWSGYNPSSSKKGPRVQMWRLWIDRLQDREMPYNSPDVLQVVHPEVLEPRHMALWRSVTLLIYFAVIEWHQIDRVLPQFGGVQPRPHPALNIDFLMSKDGRGGDRWFPYHLQKWHLHWESRAESVLRFDVVADPGPSHEFLEWWSQHRKRFLSPDPHLGDPRAVAIPVEASQRGAGRVPEMDRPDDVPDRRRVERRARVGTRRS; translated from the exons atgccgttcggagagtgcatgATCACACcccaggacgtggcataccagctggGTTTGCCAGTGGATGGGAGTTACGTCAGCGGCTGCCTATCAGAGTTCCAGATATACATCCAGGGTGGCCGTCCAGCCTGGGTGTGGTTCGAGGAGTTGCTTGGAGTGGTACCTCCTCCTagccaggttcagaagtacgcagtcaactgcagctggtttcaggagacTTTTGGTGAGTGCCCAGAGGGAGCTGATGAGGAGACTGTGCGTCAATATGccc CTAGGCTGGAGGAGATGGGGACCTACAGCTGGAGTTCTGCAGCACTGGCATGGTtataccggtgcatgtgccgagtggcgaACAGAAATGTTATCAAGCTAGCGGGCCCACTTCAGCTACTTCAGTCATGGATTTTCTGGCGATTTCCTCGGTTTAGGCCTGCAGGGTTTGAGACGTTCAGCTGGCCATTGGCCTCGAG gtggtcaggttacaACCCTTCCAGTAGCAAGAAGGGTCCTAGAGTTCAGATGTGGAGGCTCTGGATAGACCGGTTGCAGGATAGAGAG ATGCCGTACAACAGCCCCGACGTACTTCAGGTTGTGCATCCAGAGGTTTTGGAGCCTCGGCATATGGCGCTGTGGCGGTCTGTTACGTTGCTTATCTACTTTGCcgtcatagagtggcatcagatagatAGGGTTCTTCCGCAGTTTGGAGGGGTGCAGCCCCGTCCACAtcccgccctgaacatcgactttctgatgtcgaAGGACGGCAGAGGCGGCGATCGATGGTTCCCGTACCATCTGCAGAAGTGGCATCTCCATTGGGAGTCCCGTGCGGAGAGCGTGCTGAGGTTCGATGTTGTTGCTGACCCTGGTCCATCGCATGAGTTCCTGGAGTGGTGGAGTCAGCACAGGAAGAGGTTCTTGTCTCCAGATCCGCACTTGGGGGATCCGAGAGCCGTTGCTATTCCTGTTGAGGCCTCACAGCGGGGAGCTGGGCGAGTTCCTGAGATGGATCGTCCTGACGACGTGCCGGACAGGCGGCGGGTTGAGAGGAGAGCTCGCGTGGGGACACGGCGGAGCTAG